The following are encoded together in the Nocardia sp. XZ_19_385 genome:
- a CDS encoding VOC family protein yields MAVTTFFWFESAAEAAAQRYVEIVPNSRVLNIARLADGSAFTVDLELDGQRVTLLNGGPGHPLTDAASIQLIVDTQEEIDRLWDALVEGGQPGPCGWLTDRFGLSWQVAPSVLPQLMIGEDPAKTAAVAAALQTMSKIDAKTLQDAYDQA; encoded by the coding sequence ATGGCCGTCACCACTTTCTTCTGGTTCGAGTCCGCCGCCGAAGCGGCCGCGCAGCGGTATGTCGAGATCGTCCCCAACTCGCGCGTGCTGAATATCGCGCGGCTCGCAGATGGGTCGGCGTTCACCGTGGATCTCGAGCTGGACGGGCAGCGGGTCACGCTGCTGAATGGCGGGCCGGGTCACCCGCTGACGGACGCGGCGTCGATCCAACTGATCGTGGACACCCAGGAGGAGATCGATCGCCTGTGGGACGCGCTGGTCGAGGGTGGGCAGCCGGGGCCGTGCGGCTGGCTGACCGATCGGTTCGGGCTGAGCTGGCAGGTGGCGCCGTCGGTGTTGCCGCAGTTGATGATCGGCGAGGATCCGGCGAAGACGGCCGCGGTCGCCGCAGCGTTGCAGACCATGTCGAAGATCGACGCGAAGACCCTGCAGGACGCCTACGACCAAGCGTGA
- the nirB gene encoding nitrite reductase large subunit NirB, which produces MNNESRKTAVVVGHGMVGHRFVEALRARDEAGQWQVIVLSEEDQPAYDRVGLSSYVGAWDPKELALQGNTYDGDELVDLRLGVRADGIDRATRKVTTSAGEVIAYDALVLATGSYAFVPPVPGHDSEGCYVYRTLADLDGIRAAAEAAGPGAVGLVVGGGLLGLEAANALRLLGMTPHVVEFAPRLMPVQVDEGGGAILQKLVTDLGLHVHTGVGTSAIAVVEDAPVAERLEITLSNETAVRAAVVVFAAGIRPRDEIAKTAGLEVGPRGGVITDLGLQTSDPNIYAVGEVAAIEGVCYGLVAPGYTTAEIVADRLLGGAGEFPGADLSTKLKLLGVDVASFGDAFGSTEGALSVVLHDAAKGTYAKLVVSDDAKTLLGGILVGDASAYAALRPLVGSPLPADPAALISPAGAELSADALPDDAQICSCNNVSKGSICGAIAEGACDVPAIKGCTNAGTSCGGCVPMLKKLLEQSGVEVSKSLCEHFAQSRAELFHIVQSTGIRKFSELIAKHGKGSGCDICKPTVASILASTSSEHILDGEQAALQDTNDHFLANLQKNGTYSVVPRMPGGEVTAEQLITIGEVAKEFGLYVKVTGGQRIDLFGARVEQLPLIWKRLVEAGMESGHAYGKSLRTVKSCVGSTWCRYGQQDSVGMAVLLEKRYRGLRSPHKLKLAVSGCARECAEARGKDVGVIATENGWNLYVGGNGGLTPKHAVLLAGELDDETLIRYIDRYLMFYIRTADRLQRTAPWQEALEGGLDYLKQVICEDSLGIAADLELAMAQHVDGYRDEWAAVLDDEEKLSRFVSFVNAPAEADPTISFDDSGERKVPVLLGTPQIPAATPGK; this is translated from the coding sequence ATGAACAACGAATCCCGCAAGACCGCGGTGGTCGTCGGCCATGGCATGGTCGGGCACCGCTTCGTCGAAGCCCTGCGTGCCCGCGACGAGGCCGGTCAATGGCAGGTCATCGTGCTCAGCGAAGAGGACCAGCCCGCCTACGACCGCGTCGGCCTGTCCTCCTACGTCGGCGCCTGGGACCCGAAAGAGCTTGCCCTGCAGGGCAACACCTACGACGGTGACGAGCTGGTGGACCTGCGCCTGGGCGTGCGGGCCGACGGCATCGACCGCGCCACCCGCAAGGTGACCACCTCCGCCGGTGAGGTCATCGCCTACGACGCACTGGTGCTCGCGACCGGTTCCTACGCCTTCGTGCCGCCGGTGCCGGGGCACGACTCCGAGGGCTGCTACGTCTACCGCACCCTGGCGGACCTGGACGGCATCCGGGCCGCGGCCGAGGCCGCCGGGCCGGGCGCGGTCGGCCTGGTGGTCGGCGGTGGCCTGCTCGGCCTGGAGGCCGCCAACGCGCTGCGGCTGCTCGGCATGACCCCGCACGTGGTGGAGTTCGCGCCGCGGCTGATGCCGGTGCAGGTCGACGAGGGTGGTGGCGCCATCCTGCAGAAGCTGGTCACCGACCTGGGCCTGCACGTGCACACCGGCGTCGGTACCTCGGCCATCGCGGTCGTCGAGGACGCCCCGGTCGCCGAACGGCTGGAGATCACCCTGTCCAACGAGACCGCGGTGCGCGCCGCGGTGGTCGTTTTCGCCGCCGGTATCCGGCCGCGTGACGAGATCGCCAAGACCGCCGGCCTCGAGGTCGGACCGCGCGGCGGTGTCATCACCGACCTGGGTCTGCAGACCTCCGACCCGAACATCTACGCCGTCGGCGAGGTCGCCGCGATCGAGGGCGTCTGCTACGGCCTGGTCGCTCCCGGCTACACCACCGCCGAAATCGTGGCGGACCGATTGCTCGGTGGCGCAGGGGAATTCCCGGGCGCGGACCTCTCGACCAAGCTGAAGCTGCTCGGTGTGGACGTGGCCAGCTTCGGTGACGCCTTCGGCAGCACCGAGGGTGCGCTGTCGGTCGTGCTGCACGACGCGGCCAAGGGCACCTACGCGAAACTCGTTGTCTCCGATGATGCGAAGACTCTGCTGGGCGGCATCCTGGTCGGTGACGCGTCGGCCTACGCGGCGCTGCGCCCGCTGGTCGGTTCGCCGCTGCCGGCCGATCCCGCCGCGCTCATCTCCCCGGCCGGTGCCGAATTGAGTGCCGACGCGCTGCCCGACGACGCCCAGATCTGTTCCTGCAACAACGTTTCCAAGGGTTCGATCTGCGGCGCCATCGCCGAGGGCGCCTGCGATGTACCAGCCATCAAGGGCTGCACGAACGCCGGAACCTCCTGTGGCGGTTGCGTTCCGATGCTCAAGAAGCTGCTGGAGCAGTCGGGCGTCGAGGTTTCCAAGTCGCTGTGTGAGCACTTCGCGCAGTCGCGGGCCGAGCTGTTCCACATCGTCCAGTCGACCGGCATCCGCAAGTTCTCCGAGCTGATCGCCAAGCACGGCAAGGGATCCGGCTGCGATATCTGCAAGCCGACCGTCGCCTCCATCCTGGCCTCGACCTCGAGCGAGCACATCCTCGACGGCGAGCAGGCCGCGCTGCAGGACACCAACGACCACTTCCTGGCCAACCTGCAGAAGAACGGCACCTACTCGGTGGTGCCGCGCATGCCCGGCGGCGAAGTCACCGCCGAGCAGCTCATCACCATCGGTGAGGTGGCCAAGGAGTTCGGCCTGTACGTGAAGGTCACCGGTGGTCAGCGCATCGACCTGTTCGGCGCGCGAGTGGAGCAGTTGCCGCTGATCTGGAAGCGCCTGGTCGAGGCGGGCATGGAATCCGGTCACGCCTACGGCAAGTCGCTACGCACCGTGAAGTCCTGCGTCGGGTCCACCTGGTGCCGCTACGGTCAGCAGGACTCGGTCGGCATGGCCGTGCTGCTCGAAAAGCGTTACCGCGGTTTGCGTTCCCCGCACAAGCTGAAGCTGGCCGTGTCGGGTTGCGCCCGCGAGTGCGCGGAGGCGCGCGGCAAGGACGTCGGCGTCATCGCCACCGAGAACGGCTGGAACCTCTACGTCGGCGGCAACGGCGGCCTGACCCCGAAGCACGCGGTGCTGCTGGCCGGTGAACTGGATGACGAGACGCTGATCCGCTACATCGACCGCTACCTGATGTTCTACATCCGGACTGCCGATCGTTTGCAGCGCACCGCCCCGTGGCAGGAAGCGCTCGAGGGCGGCCTGGATTACCTCAAGCAGGTCATCTGTGAGGACAGCCTCGGGATCGCCGCGGATCTGGAGCTCGCGATGGCTCAGCATGTCGATGGCTACCGCGACGAATGGGCCGCCGTGCTCGACGACGAGGAGAAGCTTTCGCGCTTCGTTTCCTTCGTCAACGCCCCCGCGGAGGCCGATCCGACGATTTCGTTCGACGACAGCGGCGAGCGGAAGGTGCCGGTGCTGTTGGGTACGCCACAAATCCCGGCTGCTACGCCCGGGAAATGA
- a CDS encoding protein kinase yields the protein MNAPQIPQPVQRLADDDPGTIGRYRLLGRLGSGGMGAVFLAVSPGRRLVAVKMVHPHLARDREFRQRFAREVQAARAVGGFHTPAVVDADVSGVMPWSATEYIAAPALDQVVARFGPLPVESVWELARGMAEALQAIHAAQVVHRDLKPSNVLIAADGPRVIDFGIAQALGEGQTFTLTGGVIGTPAYMSPEQARGDFTGPASDVFALGSVLVFAASGRGPFGDGDAMALLMRVANGAPDLSGAPPGTLGDIVAQCLSGNPADRPRPADLLALLNRPARPAPQDWLPPVVSEGTRAYSRAIADITQQADFEFVPATRRFRPELLIALLAVIALVVAGGLAYRALRDAGNDTATTTSTAPTTAAAKPVRIPAEVSPRTLSISADGSQLFVVGTTGGGEFLSRVGGVQFIDTKTNAPIRTVKFDLDMSGEAVVAPDGRRIYAPSKARKVVRILDGVTGAEIGELGPIEAPRVAGMSRDSKLIYVPDGDGLAVFDAETKARVGDRIPIGRAPGRSWPLPDGSKWFISEYDTLNLAEKDITVYQPGTGAITTIGIGTSPHDLAFSADGTRAAVATFNANRVILIDTASETVTGSVDLGTQTAGVALSADGSRAYVSLLSTATIAVIDTATAAVVDTIRAEQEPQGLAISADNLYVANAGSGSISVIALS from the coding sequence ATGAACGCGCCGCAGATTCCGCAGCCGGTGCAGCGACTGGCCGACGACGATCCCGGCACCATCGGAAGGTATCGGCTGCTCGGACGGCTCGGTTCGGGCGGTATGGGCGCGGTTTTCCTCGCGGTGTCGCCCGGGCGGCGGCTCGTGGCGGTCAAGATGGTGCATCCGCATCTGGCCCGGGACCGGGAGTTCCGGCAGCGTTTCGCCCGTGAGGTGCAGGCCGCGCGGGCGGTGGGCGGATTCCACACGCCGGCCGTCGTCGATGCCGATGTCTCCGGTGTGATGCCGTGGAGCGCGACCGAGTACATCGCCGCGCCGGCCCTGGACCAGGTGGTGGCCCGATTCGGGCCGCTGCCGGTGGAATCGGTCTGGGAGCTCGCGCGCGGTATGGCCGAGGCGTTGCAGGCCATCCATGCCGCGCAGGTCGTGCACCGCGATCTGAAGCCGTCGAATGTGCTCATCGCCGCCGACGGGCCGCGGGTCATCGACTTCGGCATCGCCCAGGCCCTGGGTGAGGGCCAGACGTTCACCCTCACCGGCGGCGTGATCGGCACGCCCGCCTACATGTCGCCGGAGCAGGCGCGCGGTGATTTCACCGGACCCGCGAGTGATGTGTTCGCCCTGGGGTCGGTGCTGGTTTTCGCGGCCTCGGGCCGGGGGCCGTTCGGCGACGGTGATGCCATGGCACTGCTCATGCGGGTGGCCAACGGCGCCCCGGATCTCTCCGGAGCGCCACCGGGAACCCTGGGCGACATTGTGGCGCAATGTCTTTCGGGCAATCCAGCGGACCGGCCGCGTCCGGCCGATCTACTCGCCCTGCTGAACCGGCCCGCTCGGCCCGCACCGCAGGACTGGCTACCGCCGGTGGTATCGGAAGGCACCCGCGCGTATTCGCGTGCAATCGCCGATATCACCCAGCAAGCCGACTTCGAATTCGTGCCCGCAACGCGGCGGTTCCGGCCCGAGCTGCTGATCGCACTGCTCGCGGTGATCGCCCTGGTAGTGGCGGGCGGTCTCGCCTATAGAGCGCTACGTGATGCCGGAAACGACACGGCCACAACGACTTCGACCGCACCGACGACTGCTGCGGCCAAACCGGTCCGAATTCCGGCCGAGGTGAGCCCTCGCACACTGTCCATTTCCGCCGACGGCTCCCAGCTCTTCGTTGTCGGTACCACCGGCGGCGGCGAGTTCCTCAGTAGGGTCGGCGGCGTCCAATTCATCGACACGAAGACGAATGCGCCCATCCGCACCGTCAAGTTCGATCTGGACATGTCCGGCGAAGCGGTGGTCGCCCCCGACGGCCGCCGCATCTATGCACCGTCCAAAGCGCGAAAGGTCGTGCGGATCCTGGACGGGGTAACCGGGGCGGAGATCGGTGAGCTGGGCCCGATCGAAGCGCCGAGGGTCGCGGGGATGTCCCGGGACAGCAAGCTGATCTACGTACCCGACGGCGACGGACTCGCGGTATTCGACGCTGAAACGAAAGCCCGTGTCGGAGACCGTATCCCGATCGGCCGCGCGCCTGGTCGAAGCTGGCCGCTCCCGGATGGCAGCAAGTGGTTCATCAGCGAATACGACACGCTGAACCTGGCCGAGAAGGACATCACCGTGTACCAACCCGGCACCGGTGCGATCACCACAATCGGAATCGGCACCAGCCCCCATGACCTGGCCTTCTCCGCCGACGGCACCCGCGCCGCAGTGGCCACCTTCAACGCCAACCGCGTCATCCTTATCGACACCGCCTCCGAAACCGTCACCGGCAGCGTCGATCTCGGCACGCAAACCGCCGGTGTCGCCCTCTCCGCCGACGGTTCCCGCGCCTACGTCTCCTTGCTGTCCACCGCGACCATCGCGGTCATCGATACGGCGACCGCGGCGGTGGTCGACACCATCAGAGCCGAACAGGAGCCCCAAGGCCTGGCCATCTCCGCCGACAACCTCTACGTAGCCAACGCCGGTTCCGGCTCCATCTCCGTCATCGCCCTGAGCTGA
- a CDS encoding PQQ-binding-like beta-propeller repeat protein, producing MTTETVGPYTVIGRIGSGGMGDVLLGRSPGGRQVAIKVVHRHLAHDTEFRARFAREVQAARAVGGFYTAAVVDADWEASQPWLATEYIAGQSLKQLVTDFGPLPEESVAELAAGIVEALSAIHSAGVTHRDLTPGNVLLTESGPRVIDFGIAKLITETQSVTATGALIGTPGYMSPEHVLGGAVGPASDVFSLGSVLTLAATGHGPFEDKSTARVLDRVAHAAPNLDGLREGRLYRIIVACLNKDADARPSTADLLEALGDQRTETTPHRWLPPPMMQAVAAPPSVEPVGPERRTSRRMVLAAAGVGLAVVAGVAVASKVAADRLHVKAPAAQRSPGGTLRWKADVGTFVGLDYAPEPPVVAGNAVYTGSIDGSIYAIELGSGSVRWKAPTHRQPAHGPVHSGGKVFAANVSRGLTAFDAATGSPLWEKDGISSAIAADGGLVFSSLSSLSNGIVAFDAATGEQRWSALTDARTSNVPIFAGGGAVVTVTDDGELCLLDAASGAVRWRVRDTKERFYGLNTPIVSGGAVFMSTSSTVRALDIGTGTQLWSFDRFGGSVAVVRGDTVFVSGYDRAYAFDAADGTVKWLYRAEDKLSNVLAVGTDSVYCVGEKRLFTLDSGSGEQRWTFDAEGKLGGVAFGSGTVYAVCDDRNLYAINA from the coding sequence GTGACCACCGAGACCGTCGGGCCGTACACGGTGATCGGCCGGATCGGCTCCGGCGGCATGGGCGATGTACTGCTCGGCCGCTCACCCGGCGGACGACAGGTCGCCATCAAGGTGGTGCATCGGCATCTGGCCCACGACACCGAGTTTCGCGCCCGGTTCGCCCGTGAAGTGCAGGCGGCCCGCGCGGTCGGCGGCTTCTACACGGCCGCGGTGGTGGATGCCGACTGGGAGGCGTCGCAGCCGTGGCTGGCCACGGAATACATTGCGGGACAGTCGTTGAAGCAGCTGGTAACCGACTTCGGACCGCTGCCGGAGGAGTCCGTGGCGGAGCTGGCGGCCGGCATCGTCGAGGCGCTGTCGGCGATTCACTCGGCGGGCGTGACGCACCGGGATCTCACCCCGGGCAATGTGCTGCTCACCGAATCCGGCCCGCGCGTCATCGATTTCGGCATCGCGAAGCTGATCACGGAGACGCAATCGGTCACGGCCACCGGCGCCCTCATCGGCACGCCGGGCTACATGTCGCCGGAGCATGTGCTCGGCGGTGCGGTCGGCCCGGCCAGTGATGTGTTCTCGCTCGGCTCGGTGCTCACCCTGGCCGCCACCGGGCACGGGCCGTTCGAGGACAAGAGCACGGCGCGGGTGCTGGACCGGGTAGCGCACGCCGCGCCGAACCTGGACGGGTTGCGCGAAGGGCGGCTGTACCGAATCATCGTGGCCTGCTTGAACAAAGACGCCGACGCCCGGCCCTCGACCGCAGATCTCCTGGAAGCGCTGGGCGATCAGCGCACGGAAACAACGCCGCACCGGTGGCTGCCGCCGCCGATGATGCAGGCGGTGGCGGCGCCGCCGTCGGTCGAGCCGGTGGGACCGGAGCGCAGGACGAGCCGCCGGATGGTGCTGGCCGCGGCCGGGGTGGGCCTGGCGGTGGTGGCGGGCGTGGCCGTCGCCAGTAAGGTCGCCGCGGACCGGCTCCATGTGAAAGCGCCTGCCGCCCAGCGGAGTCCAGGGGGAACGCTGCGGTGGAAAGCCGATGTCGGGACCTTTGTCGGCCTCGACTACGCGCCGGAGCCGCCTGTGGTCGCCGGGAACGCCGTATACACCGGGAGTATCGACGGCTCGATATACGCGATCGAACTCGGCTCCGGCTCGGTTCGCTGGAAAGCTCCTACGCACCGGCAGCCTGCGCACGGTCCAGTGCATTCCGGCGGGAAGGTGTTCGCCGCCAACGTCAGTCGCGGACTGACCGCCTTCGATGCCGCGACCGGAAGCCCACTGTGGGAGAAGGACGGCATCAGCAGTGCTATCGCCGCCGACGGCGGCCTGGTCTTCAGTTCGCTGTCCTCGCTCAGCAATGGGATCGTCGCCTTCGACGCCGCGACCGGGGAGCAGCGCTGGAGCGCACTCACAGATGCGCGCACCAGCAATGTGCCGATCTTCGCCGGCGGTGGCGCGGTCGTGACGGTGACCGATGACGGGGAACTCTGCCTGCTCGATGCCGCGTCCGGCGCGGTGCGCTGGCGGGTGCGCGACACGAAGGAGCGCTTCTACGGACTGAATACCCCGATTGTTTCCGGTGGCGCCGTCTTCATGTCGACCTCGAGCACCGTCCGCGCCTTGGATATCGGCACCGGTACCCAGTTGTGGTCATTCGACCGCTTCGGCGGATCGGTGGCCGTGGTGCGCGGCGATACCGTCTTCGTCTCCGGCTACGACCGGGCCTACGCCTTCGATGCCGCGGACGGCACCGTGAAGTGGCTGTATCGCGCCGAGGACAAGCTGTCCAACGTGCTCGCGGTGGGCACGGACTCGGTGTATTGCGTCGGTGAGAAAAGGCTTTTCACGCTCGACAGTGGTTCCGGCGAGCAGCGCTGGACGTTCGACGCCGAGGGCAAGCTGGGCGGTGTCGCGTTCGGATCCGGCACTGTGTACGCGGTGTGCGACGACCGTAATCTCTACGCGATCAACGCATGA
- the nirD gene encoding nitrite reductase small subunit NirD translates to MTVIDTPGIAPATTIGWTQACRLDYLIPGRGVAVLLRGGQQAALFLHTDGILYAVGNIDPFGRAAVMSRGLVGDRGGVPVVASPLLKQAFSLLDGRCLDDETAALPVYAVRVDDGIVSVANEPAETP, encoded by the coding sequence ATGACCGTGATCGATACCCCCGGCATTGCACCAGCTACCACCATCGGGTGGACGCAGGCTTGCCGTCTCGACTACCTGATCCCCGGCCGCGGCGTGGCGGTGTTGCTGAGAGGTGGCCAGCAGGCCGCGCTGTTCCTACATACCGACGGCATTCTGTACGCCGTAGGCAATATTGATCCGTTCGGGCGGGCCGCGGTCATGTCCCGCGGACTCGTCGGCGACCGCGGCGGTGTGCCCGTAGTGGCCTCGCCGCTGCTGAAGCAGGCCTTCTCGCTGCTCGACGGCCGCTGCCTGGACGACGAAACCGCCGCGCTCCCGGTCTACGCCGTGCGCGTGGACGACGGCATCGTGTCGGTAGCCAACGAACCGGCGGAGACCCCATGA
- a CDS encoding TfoX/Sxy family protein: MAYDEELAERIRELIEPGPHLVEKKMFGGLAFMVGGNMAVAASGKGGLLVRVDPKEEDDLLEADFVEIMVMGGREAHGWLRVTPEAVDDDAILREWVDRGVTYARSLPSKKK, translated from the coding sequence ATGGCATACGACGAAGAGCTGGCCGAGCGGATTCGTGAACTGATCGAACCCGGTCCGCATCTGGTCGAGAAGAAGATGTTCGGTGGCCTGGCCTTCATGGTGGGCGGCAATATGGCCGTCGCCGCCAGCGGCAAGGGCGGCCTCCTGGTCCGCGTCGACCCGAAAGAAGAAGACGACCTGCTCGAGGCCGACTTCGTCGAAATCATGGTGATGGGTGGTCGCGAGGCGCACGGCTGGCTCCGGGTCACGCCCGAAGCCGTCGACGACGACGCGATCCTGCGTGAGTGGGTCGACCGTGGCGTCACCTACGCACGCTCGTTGCCTTCCAAGAAGAAATAG
- the narI gene encoding respiratory nitrate reductase subunit gamma, with amino-acid sequence MNFVPQLPTELWLILPYVAFTSFVLGHVWRYRNDQFGWTTRSSQIYESRLLRLGSPLFHFGMLGVFGGHVLGVLIPESWTAAVGISEHTYHIIAVGAGSVAGLMVLAGVGILLYRRWTVTAVRKATTGNDKLMYALLTAALVTGLLNTWGSNLLWGTYNYRETVSPWFRSLFTLNPQPELMVGTPWTFQAHGLVVLALLGMWPYTRLVHMFSAPIGYLTRPYIVYRAKESNAPDTKRYAGAWEAPVTPERWGS; translated from the coding sequence ATGAACTTTGTCCCGCAGCTGCCCACCGAACTGTGGCTGATCCTGCCCTACGTGGCGTTCACCTCGTTCGTGCTCGGGCACGTCTGGCGCTACCGCAACGACCAATTCGGCTGGACCACACGATCTTCCCAGATCTATGAGAGCCGGTTGCTGCGCCTGGGCAGCCCGCTGTTCCACTTCGGGATGCTCGGGGTGTTCGGCGGACACGTGCTCGGCGTGCTGATTCCGGAGTCCTGGACCGCCGCGGTCGGCATCTCCGAGCACACCTATCACATCATCGCCGTCGGAGCGGGATCCGTTGCGGGACTGATGGTCCTGGCAGGCGTCGGCATCCTGCTGTACCGGCGCTGGACGGTGACCGCGGTCCGCAAGGCCACCACCGGCAACGACAAGCTGATGTACGCCCTGCTGACCGCCGCCCTGGTCACCGGCCTGCTCAACACCTGGGGCAGCAACCTGCTGTGGGGCACCTACAACTACCGCGAAACCGTATCCCCCTGGTTCCGTAGCCTTTTCACGCTCAACCCGCAGCCGGAACTGATGGTCGGCACCCCCTGGACCTTCCAGGCCCACGGTCTGGTCGTCCTCGCCCTGCTCGGCATGTGGCCCTACACCCGCCTGGTCCACATGTTCAGCGCCCCCATCGGCTACCTCACGCGGCCCTACATCGTCTACCGCGCAAAGGAATCCAACGCGCCCGACACCAAGCGCTACGCCGGTGCCTGGGAAGCCCCCGTCACCCCGGAGCGCTGGGGCTCCTGA
- a CDS encoding uroporphyrinogen-III synthase: MTAADQGACLAGFTIGITAARRAEEFGTLLTRRGANIVSAPAIRIIPLADDTELERVTRKLVEEPPQITVATTGIGFRGWMEAAEGWGLAEELRATLASTRMLARGPKAKGAIRAAELREEWSPASESSAEVLDHLLAEGVEGVRIAVQLHGATTEWEPVPDFCEVLRCAGADVVPVPVYRWTPPQDQGPMDQLIEAIVTANLDCVTFTSAPAVASLLMRAKETGLLEGVLHALRGRVLPACVGPITAAPLEELGVPTSMPGRARLGALARHVAEELPRRANRIQAAGHHISVRGACVVVDGTVRQLAPAPMALMRSLARQPGRVVSREDLLGALPGGGDDTHAVETAIARLRAGLGTPKAIQTVVKRGYRLALDAAECADDNLRPAAPPARPHGIATPARAPRYAQTMGSW; this comes from the coding sequence ATGACCGCCGCCGACCAGGGTGCTTGCCTGGCCGGGTTCACCATCGGCATCACCGCGGCTCGCCGCGCCGAGGAATTCGGCACGCTGCTGACCCGCCGCGGCGCGAATATCGTGTCCGCCCCGGCGATCCGGATCATTCCGCTGGCCGACGACACCGAGCTGGAGCGGGTCACCCGCAAGCTCGTCGAAGAACCGCCGCAGATCACCGTCGCCACCACCGGAATCGGGTTCCGCGGCTGGATGGAAGCCGCCGAAGGGTGGGGTCTGGCCGAAGAGCTGCGCGCCACCCTGGCATCCACCCGGATGCTGGCTCGCGGCCCGAAAGCCAAGGGCGCCATCCGCGCCGCCGAACTGCGCGAGGAATGGTCACCGGCTTCGGAGTCTTCGGCCGAGGTGCTCGACCATCTGCTCGCCGAAGGTGTGGAGGGCGTGCGCATCGCCGTCCAGCTGCACGGCGCGACCACCGAATGGGAGCCGGTCCCGGACTTCTGTGAGGTATTGCGTTGTGCCGGTGCGGATGTCGTGCCGGTCCCCGTGTACCGGTGGACTCCGCCGCAGGATCAGGGTCCGATGGATCAGCTGATCGAGGCGATCGTCACCGCGAACCTGGACTGCGTGACCTTCACCAGTGCGCCCGCCGTGGCGTCACTTCTGATGCGCGCCAAGGAAACCGGTCTCCTGGAAGGTGTGCTGCACGCGCTGCGCGGACGGGTGCTGCCCGCATGTGTCGGCCCGATCACCGCGGCGCCGCTGGAGGAACTGGGTGTGCCCACCTCCATGCCTGGCCGGGCCCGGCTGGGTGCGCTGGCGCGGCACGTCGCCGAGGAACTTCCGCGGCGCGCCAACCGGATTCAGGCCGCCGGGCATCACATCAGCGTGCGTGGTGCGTGTGTCGTCGTCGACGGGACGGTGCGGCAGCTGGCGCCCGCGCCGATGGCGTTGATGCGCTCGCTCGCCCGGCAGCCCGGCCGCGTGGTGTCCCGCGAGGACCTGCTGGGCGCGCTCCCCGGCGGCGGTGACGACACCCATGCCGTGGAAACCGCTATCGCCCGCCTCCGCGCTGGTCTCGGTACGCCGAAAGCCATTCAGACAGTAGTGAAACGGGGCTACCGGCTCGCACTGGACGCCGCCGAATGCGCCGACGACAACCTCCGTCCGGCCGCCCCGCCGGCCCGCCCGCACGGCATCGCCACCCCGGCACGCGCACCGCGGTATGCCCAGACGATGGGCAGCTGGTGA
- a CDS encoding sirohydrochlorin chelatase — translation MTTPALVLVAHGTRSTRGVEMIAALAEAVAAELGAPARGSAEVAPAVRTAFVDVLGPSPSEVLRDLHSDAEVVPAVVVPAFLASGYHVYQDVPREVGESSHPAVVVTPAMGPDPALARIMALRLRAAGWRPGDAVVFAAAGSSDARARHDVRRAAAMLTDHLGVPVRIAYVATGAPRVPEVVADLRDSGAERVFIASYLLAQGLFQQRLHDAGADGVAEPIGVHPAVVRLIADRYRTATRELAQARLAS, via the coding sequence GTGACGACGCCGGCCCTGGTGCTGGTGGCGCATGGCACCAGAAGCACGCGCGGCGTCGAGATGATCGCCGCGCTCGCCGAAGCGGTGGCCGCTGAGTTAGGCGCTCCGGCACGGGGTTCCGCGGAGGTCGCTCCGGCGGTACGCACCGCATTCGTCGACGTGCTCGGCCCGTCTCCGTCGGAGGTCCTGCGCGACCTGCACTCCGATGCGGAAGTCGTTCCCGCCGTGGTGGTCCCGGCCTTCCTCGCCTCGGGCTACCACGTCTACCAGGACGTCCCCCGCGAAGTCGGCGAGAGCTCGCACCCCGCGGTAGTCGTCACCCCCGCCATGGGCCCGGACCCGGCCCTGGCCCGCATCATGGCCCTGCGTCTGCGGGCGGCGGGCTGGCGACCCGGTGACGCGGTCGTCTTCGCCGCCGCCGGCTCCTCGGACGCCCGGGCCCGCCACGACGTTCGCCGCGCCGCCGCGATGCTCACCGACCATCTCGGCGTCCCGGTCCGCATCGCCTACGTCGCCACGGGCGCACCCCGCGTCCCCGAAGTCGTTGCCGACCTGCGCGATTCCGGCGCCGAACGGGTCTTCATCGCCTCCTACCTGCTCGCCCAGGGGCTGTTCCAGCAACGCCTGCACGATGCGGGCGCCGACGGCGTCGCCGAACCCATCGGCGTGCACCCGGCCGTGGTCCGGCTGATCGCCGACCGCTACCGCACGGCAACTCGGGAATTGGCGCAGGCGCGTCTGGCGTCCTGA